From Mycobacterium lacus, one genomic window encodes:
- a CDS encoding acyl-CoA synthetase: MPVALNIADLAEHAIDAVPERVALICGDEQLTYAQLEEQANRLAHYLIDQGVRKDDKVGLYCRNRIEIVIAMLGIVKAGAILVNVNYRYVEGELRYLFDNSDMVALVHERQYADRVANVLPDTPNVKTVLVVEDGSDGDFGRYGGVEFYSAFADCSAERDFGERSADAIYLLYTGGTTGFPKGVMWRHEDIYRVLFGGTDFATGEFVKDEYDLAKAAAANPPMIRYPIPPMIHGATQSATWMSLFSGQTIVLAPEFNADEVWRTVHKHKVNLLFFTGDAMARPLLDALDREHDYDLSSLFLLASTAALFSPSIKEKLLELLPNRVITDSIGASETGFGGTSIVTAGQAHGGGPRVTIDHRTVVLDEDGNEVKPGSGVRGFIAKKGNIPVGYYKDEKKTAETFRTINGVRYAIPGDYAQVEEDGTVTMLGRGSVSINSGGEKIYPEEVEAALKGHPDVFDALVVGVPDPRYGQHVAAVVQARAGCRPSLAELDSFVRRQIAGYKVPRSLWLVDEVKRSPAGKPDYRWAKEQTEARPADDVHAAHVATGA; the protein is encoded by the coding sequence GTGCCCGTGGCCCTGAATATTGCCGATCTCGCCGAGCACGCCATCGACGCTGTGCCCGAGCGCGTAGCCCTCATCTGCGGGGATGAGCAGCTCACCTACGCCCAACTAGAGGAGCAGGCCAACCGCCTCGCGCACTACCTGATCGATCAGGGTGTGCGGAAGGACGACAAGGTCGGACTCTACTGCCGCAACCGCATCGAAATAGTGATCGCGATGTTGGGCATTGTGAAGGCGGGCGCCATCCTGGTGAACGTCAACTACCGCTACGTCGAGGGCGAACTCCGCTACCTCTTCGACAACTCCGACATGGTCGCGCTGGTGCACGAGCGTCAGTACGCGGACCGGGTCGCCAACGTGCTGCCCGACACGCCCAATGTCAAGACGGTCCTGGTGGTCGAGGACGGGAGCGACGGCGATTTTGGGCGCTACGGCGGCGTGGAGTTCTATTCCGCCTTCGCCGACTGCTCCGCGGAGCGCGACTTTGGCGAGCGCAGCGCCGACGCCATCTACCTGCTGTACACCGGCGGCACCACCGGTTTCCCGAAGGGCGTGATGTGGCGCCACGAGGACATCTACCGCGTGCTGTTCGGCGGAACGGACTTCGCGACGGGCGAATTCGTCAAGGACGAGTACGACCTGGCCAAGGCCGCCGCGGCGAATCCGCCGATGATCCGTTATCCGATCCCGCCGATGATCCACGGCGCCACCCAGTCGGCCACCTGGATGTCGCTGTTCTCGGGTCAAACCATCGTCCTGGCACCGGAATTCAACGCCGACGAGGTCTGGCGCACCGTTCACAAACACAAGGTGAACCTGCTGTTCTTCACCGGTGACGCGATGGCCCGCCCCCTGCTGGATGCGCTTGACAGGGAGCACGACTACGACCTGTCGTCACTGTTCCTGTTGGCCAGCACGGCGGCCCTGTTTTCGCCGAGCATCAAGGAGAAACTGCTTGAACTGTTGCCGAATCGGGTCATCACCGACTCGATTGGCGCGTCGGAGACGGGTTTTGGCGGCACCAGCATCGTCACGGCGGGTCAGGCGCATGGTGGCGGACCGCGGGTGACGATCGACCATCGCACCGTCGTCCTCGACGAGGACGGCAACGAGGTGAAGCCCGGCTCGGGTGTGCGGGGCTTCATCGCGAAGAAGGGGAACATTCCGGTCGGGTATTACAAGGACGAGAAGAAGACCGCGGAGACGTTCCGCACCATCAACGGTGTGCGCTATGCCATTCCGGGCGACTATGCGCAGGTCGAGGAGGACGGCACGGTCACCATGCTGGGCCGCGGATCGGTGTCGATCAACAGCGGCGGCGAGAAGATCTACCCCGAAGAAGTGGAAGCGGCGTTAAAAGGGCATCCCGACGTGTTCGACGCGCTGGTGGTCGGGGTGCCCGACCCGCGTTACGGCCAGCATGTGGCCGCCGTCGTGCAGGCCCGGGCTGGTTGTAGGCCGTCGTTGGCCGAGCTGGACAGTTTTGTGCGCCGCCAGATCGCGGGATACAAAGTGCCGCGCAGCCTTTGGCTTGTCGACGAGGTAAAACGTTCACCCGCAGGCAAGCCGGACTACCGCTGGGCCAAGGAGCAGACCGAGGCGCGCCCTGCCGATGACGTGCATGCGGCTCACGTGGCGACGGGTGCGTGA
- a CDS encoding fructosamine kinase family protein: MTDFVKRDPRVPTGYFAWEATGLQWLSDVDGGVPCARVVSVDATSLTLRRLESVTPSREAAYVFGGQLAVTHDAGAPAFGAAPDGWDGPGFFGPLSQPLPMSLRRHTRWGDFYAEERLVPMAQLATARLDASTRTAIDAVVSRCRAGDFDDDDRPSRLHGDLWGGNVMWTPDGVVLIDPAAHGGHRESDLAMLALFGCAHYEAIIEGYQRVRSLKPGWRNRIGLHQLFPLLAHVVLFGGGHAARTHAVARAVLAV, from the coding sequence GTGACCGATTTCGTCAAGCGCGATCCCCGCGTGCCTACCGGGTACTTTGCGTGGGAAGCCACAGGGCTGCAATGGCTTTCGGATGTCGACGGCGGCGTGCCGTGTGCGCGGGTGGTATCCGTCGACGCCACGAGCCTGACGCTGCGGCGGCTTGAATCGGTGACGCCGAGCCGCGAGGCGGCCTACGTGTTCGGCGGTCAGCTGGCCGTCACGCACGACGCGGGTGCGCCGGCATTCGGCGCTGCGCCCGACGGATGGGACGGGCCCGGGTTCTTCGGGCCGCTATCGCAGCCGTTGCCGATGTCGCTGCGACGGCATACGCGGTGGGGCGACTTCTACGCCGAGGAGCGGCTGGTGCCGATGGCCCAGCTCGCGACGGCGCGGCTGGATGCTTCGACCCGTACCGCGATCGATGCCGTCGTGTCGCGTTGCCGGGCAGGCGATTTCGACGACGATGATCGGCCGTCCCGGCTGCACGGGGATTTGTGGGGCGGCAACGTGATGTGGACGCCCGACGGGGTGGTGCTGATCGACCCGGCTGCGCACGGCGGTCACCGGGAGTCCGACCTGGCGATGCTGGCGCTGTTCGGCTGCGCTCATTACGAGGCGATCATTGAGGGCTACCAGCGAGTGCGCTCGCTGAAACCCGGGTGGCGCAACCGCATTGGGCTGCATCAGCTCTTTCCGCTGCTGGCGCACGTGGTGCTGTTCGGCGGTGGGCACGCGGCGCGGACCCATGCCGTCGCGCGCGCAGTGCTGGCCGTCTGA
- a CDS encoding amidohydrolase family protein, which produces MTIDVWMQHPTQRFLRSDMLASLRRWTGGSIPDADVPIEATLAAMDAADVDLGLLSAWRGPNDLDLISNDEVAEWITMRPNRFAGLAAVDLDRPMVAVRELRRRVGDGFVGLRVVPWLWNAPPTDRRYYPLFAECVQLGVPFCTQVGHAGPLRPSETGRPIPYIDQVALDFPELVIVCGHVGYPWTEEMVAVARKHENVYIDTSAYRIKRLPHELIRFMKTGTGQRKVLFGTNYPMIGHAHALAGLDELGLAEEARHDFLHANAARVFKLAQREVQG; this is translated from the coding sequence ATGACGATCGACGTATGGATGCAGCACCCGACGCAACGGTTCCTGCGCAGCGACATGTTGGCCTCGCTGCGCCGCTGGACGGGCGGCTCCATCCCGGACGCCGACGTCCCGATCGAGGCGACCCTCGCCGCGATGGACGCCGCCGACGTCGACCTCGGCCTGCTCAGCGCGTGGCGCGGCCCGAACGACCTGGACCTGATCTCCAACGACGAGGTCGCCGAATGGATCACGATGCGGCCCAACCGGTTTGCCGGTCTGGCGGCGGTCGACCTGGATCGTCCGATGGTGGCCGTCCGCGAGTTGAGGCGCCGCGTCGGTGACGGGTTCGTGGGCCTGCGGGTGGTGCCCTGGCTGTGGAACGCGCCGCCCACCGACCGTCGCTACTATCCGCTGTTCGCCGAATGCGTACAGTTGGGCGTGCCGTTTTGCACCCAGGTCGGTCACGCCGGCCCGTTGCGGCCGTCGGAGACCGGTCGCCCGATTCCGTACATTGACCAAGTGGCGCTTGACTTTCCGGAGCTGGTGATCGTGTGCGGGCACGTCGGCTATCCGTGGACCGAGGAGATGGTCGCCGTGGCCCGCAAGCACGAGAACGTCTACATAGACACGTCGGCCTATAGGATCAAACGCTTGCCGCATGAGCTCATCCGGTTCATGAAAACCGGTACGGGACAACGCAAAGTCTTGTTCGGCACCAACTACCCGATGATCGGCCATGCTCACGCGCTGGCGGGGCTTGACGAACTCGGGCTGGCCGAGGAGGCTCGTCACGACTTCCTGCATGCCAACGCCGCGCGGGTCTTCAAGCTCGCCCAACGAGAGGTTCAAGGATGA
- a CDS encoding acetolactate synthase large subunit, translated as MNGAQALINTLVDGGVDVCFANPGTSEMHFVAALDTVPSMRGVLTLFEGVATGAADGYARMADKPAAVLLHLGPGLGNGLANLHNARRAGVPMVLVVGDHATYHKKYDAPLESDIDALAGTVSGWVRRTGAATDVGADAADAIAASRSGPQVATLILPADASWSDGAQPAAVPASPPAAGVELGSVATVLRSGEPATILIGGDATRGRGLAAAARIAEATGARLLCETFPTRLERGAGVPVIERLGYFAEAASAQLDGAKHLVLAGARSPVSFFAYPGTASDLVPAGCEVHVLAEYRGAADALVALADELAPGTTAPVAAASRPQLPTGALTSLLAADVVGALLPERAIVVDESNTSGVMLEQATAGAPAHDWLTLTGGAIGYGIPAAVGAAIAAPDRPVLCLESDGSAMYTISGLWTQARENLDVTTVVCNNGAYDILRIELQRVGAGSAPGPNALNLLEISPPRMDFVKIAEGMGVPARRVSTCEEFADALRSALAEPGPHLIDAVVPSLLG; from the coding sequence ATGAACGGTGCCCAGGCTCTGATCAACACGTTGGTCGACGGGGGGGTGGACGTGTGCTTTGCCAACCCCGGAACCTCCGAGATGCATTTCGTCGCGGCGCTGGACACGGTGCCGAGCATGCGTGGCGTGCTGACCCTCTTCGAAGGCGTGGCCACCGGCGCGGCCGACGGGTACGCGCGCATGGCCGACAAGCCGGCGGCGGTGCTGCTGCACCTGGGCCCCGGACTGGGCAACGGCCTGGCCAACCTGCACAACGCGCGCCGGGCCGGCGTGCCGATGGTCCTTGTCGTCGGCGATCACGCCACCTATCACAAGAAGTACGACGCCCCATTGGAATCCGACATCGATGCCCTCGCCGGCACCGTCTCGGGATGGGTGCGCCGAACGGGTGCGGCCACCGACGTCGGCGCCGACGCCGCCGACGCGATCGCGGCGAGCCGGTCGGGCCCGCAGGTCGCGACGCTGATCCTGCCTGCGGACGCGTCCTGGTCCGATGGCGCCCAGCCGGCCGCGGTGCCGGCGTCGCCGCCGGCTGCGGGTGTCGAGCTGGGCTCCGTGGCCACGGTGCTGCGCTCGGGAGAACCGGCGACGATTCTGATCGGGGGTGACGCCACCCGCGGGCGGGGTCTGGCCGCGGCCGCTCGGATCGCCGAAGCGACCGGGGCCCGATTGCTGTGCGAGACGTTCCCGACGCGGCTGGAGCGCGGCGCCGGCGTGCCCGTCATCGAGCGGCTGGGGTATTTCGCGGAGGCCGCCTCGGCCCAACTCGACGGAGCCAAGCATCTGGTGCTGGCCGGCGCGAGGTCGCCGGTGTCGTTTTTCGCCTACCCGGGCACGGCCAGCGACCTGGTCCCGGCGGGCTGCGAGGTGCACGTGCTCGCCGAATACCGCGGTGCCGCGGACGCTTTGGTCGCTTTGGCCGACGAACTGGCGCCGGGGACGACGGCGCCGGTGGCGGCCGCGTCGCGTCCGCAGTTGCCGACGGGGGCGTTGACTTCGTTGTTGGCGGCGGACGTGGTCGGGGCGCTGCTGCCCGAACGGGCGATCGTCGTCGACGAATCCAATACCTCTGGCGTGATGCTGGAGCAGGCCACCGCTGGGGCGCCAGCACATGACTGGCTGACGTTGACCGGGGGCGCGATCGGCTACGGCATCCCAGCCGCGGTGGGTGCCGCGATCGCCGCCCCTGACCGTCCGGTGTTGTGCCTGGAATCCGACGGGTCGGCGATGTACACGATTTCGGGGCTGTGGACGCAGGCGCGGGAGAACCTCGACGTCACCACCGTGGTCTGCAACAACGGCGCCTACGACATTTTGCGGATCGAGCTGCAACGCGTCGGAGCCGGATCCGCGCCTGGCCCCAACGCGCTGAATCTGCTCGAGATATCGCCCCCCAGAATGGATTTCGTGAAGATCGCCGAGGGGATGGGAGTTCCGGCGCGTCGTGTCAGCACTTGCGAGGAGTTTGCCGACGCCCTGCGCTCCGCGCTTGCCGAGCCCGGACCGCACCTGATCGACGCCGTGGTGCCGTCACTGCTGGGATAG
- a CDS encoding PE family protein, which produces MSYVLVSPEIMAAAAADVGRIGASLAAGNAAAAASTTAVVSAAGDQVSTAIAALFSRHGQGYQALAGQAAAFHSEFVQALRAGAGSYAAAEAANASPLQTLLSRPLIGNGANATTPGGDGGDGGWLFGSGGNGASGGPGQAGGNGGSAGLWGNGGLGGAGGSGGARGGNGGNGGLLFGGGGAGGVGGVGAAGGGTGGTGGNGGTGALLIGGGGAGGAGGMGGTGGGTGGTGGNGGTGALLIGEGGAGGAGGIGSPGAIGGGGAGNGGTGGNGGAGGLFMNGGAGGAGGQGGDGGAGADAVSTGGTGGTGGIGGNGGAGGAGGAGPVLFGHGGAGGLGGQGGTGGAGGAGGNGSTVIAAGAGGDGGPGGAAGPGGAAGAPGILTSAGLAGGVGAGGTGGTGGTGGNGANGGNGINPGDSGTNGFAGGKGGNGGTGGAAVVGGAAGNGGLGGSGGLGGNGGNGAVGVAGGGPAGVGGDGGDGGQGGAPGSGGAAGAGGGGHAGNAGAGGNGGRGGNGGDGTAGGNGTDNSASPNAVGGNGTAGGAGGQGGDGGAAGGPGGTGGTGGTGGNGARGGDGGHAGNNSTNAPVGGQGGDGGNGGAPGAGGAANGGIAGALGTGGNGGDGGAGGGGGNGSNGANAGIGTGAMGDPGSKGGNGGQGGAGGAAGANGGLGGDGGTGGAGGTGGNGGNGGSGALGTSTAPAGGTGGTGGTGADGGAGGTGGAAGGPGGTGGTGGTGGDAGNGGAAGQGGDAVMPGIGVGDAPHGGDGGTGGAGGTGGAGGTGGAAGTGGAGGLGGNAGNGGSGGQGGDGGTGVQGTTIAAPGDGGNAGDGGDAGAGGQGGTGGAGASGAPAGNGGTGGNGGNAGDGGNGGVGAAGGKVAGGTAGAGGAGGDAGKAGAGGTGGTGGAGVSGGNGGKGGDGGDGGDGGDGADGADGAQFVPADSLATPIGGTGGAGGSGSNGGAPGAGGAPGAGTAGNTGSQGTGGDGGDGGNGGDGGRGADAVNQTIPVTVPQAAAGANGTPDGTTPTGGDGGTGTAGSPSSGSPPFSQVQQGGNGGTGGAGVNGAGDATGGRGGDGGVGSISGGPGGDGGAGGDASATGVATAGTGGDGGAGGQFGAGGDGGDGGNVTAGSVGSTAGNGGNGGNATNGSTLGPGGNGSAGGNGGNGGNVAVGATGTAGNGGMGGNGNDGTLNAGTGGAGGAGGNAGAGGANGGNGGTGGTGGAGGNGGKGTVGGVGGNGGDGGINNGTGSDGNGGDGGNGGAGSAGANGGNGGRGGNGGAAGSGGGKAGNGGSGGVGGTGGAGGTGGGGGDGGTGLVLGGGGTGGNGGASGVGGQGGNGGLAGNGIAGGTGGDGGDSNPGDPGNSGVGSIGGTGGDGGATSNGGAAGLGGVA; this is translated from the coding sequence ATGTCGTATGTGCTGGTGTCGCCGGAGATTATGGCCGCGGCGGCCGCCGACGTCGGGCGAATTGGCGCCTCGCTGGCCGCCGGGAACGCCGCGGCCGCCGCCTCGACGACGGCGGTGGTGAGCGCGGCCGGCGACCAGGTGTCCACCGCCATCGCCGCGCTGTTCTCCCGGCACGGCCAGGGTTATCAGGCGTTGGCCGGACAGGCGGCGGCGTTTCATAGCGAGTTCGTGCAGGCCCTTCGCGCCGGTGCCGGCTCGTATGCCGCCGCGGAGGCTGCCAACGCTTCACCCTTGCAGACGCTGCTGTCGCGCCCGCTGATCGGCAATGGCGCCAACGCGACGACACCGGGCGGCGACGGCGGGGACGGCGGCTGGCTGTTCGGCAGCGGCGGCAACGGCGCGTCCGGCGGGCCGGGCCAGGCCGGCGGCAACGGTGGGTCGGCCGGGCTGTGGGGCAACGGTGGCCTCGGCGGCGCGGGCGGCAGCGGCGGCGCCAGGGGCGGCAACGGCGGCAACGGCGGGCTGCTGTTCGGTGGCGGCGGCGCCGGCGGCGTCGGGGGCGTCGGCGCCGCCGGCGGCGGCACGGGCGGTACCGGCGGCAACGGCGGCACCGGCGCGCTGCTGATCGGCGGCGGCGGCGCCGGCGGGGCCGGCGGCATGGGCGGCACCGGCGGCGGCACGGGCGGCACCGGCGGCAACGGCGGCACCGGCGCGCTGCTGATCGGTGAGGGCGGGGCCGGCGGAGCCGGCGGGATCGGCAGCCCGGGCGCCATCGGCGGCGGCGGCGCCGGCAACGGCGGCACCGGCGGTAACGGCGGGGCCGGTGGGCTGTTCATGAACGGCGGCGCCGGCGGCGCCGGCGGCCAGGGCGGCGACGGCGGGGCCGGCGCGGACGCCGTCAGCACCGGCGGCACCGGCGGCACCGGCGGCATCGGCGGCAACGGCGGGGCCGGCGGGGCCGGAGGTGCGGGCCCGGTGCTGTTCGGCCACGGCGGTGCCGGCGGCCTCGGCGGGCAGGGCGGCACCGGCGGCGCCGGCGGGGCCGGCGGCAACGGATCGACGGTCATCGCCGCCGGTGCCGGCGGCGATGGCGGGCCGGGCGGCGCCGCGGGCCCAGGCGGGGCGGCCGGTGCCCCCGGCATCCTCACCAGCGCCGGCCTGGCCGGCGGCGTGGGCGCCGGGGGTACGGGCGGCACCGGCGGCACGGGCGGAAACGGCGCCAACGGTGGCAACGGGATCAACCCCGGCGACAGCGGCACCAACGGTTTCGCGGGCGGCAAGGGCGGCAATGGCGGCACGGGCGGGGCCGCGGTCGTGGGCGGTGCCGCCGGCAACGGCGGCCTCGGCGGCAGCGGCGGCCTCGGCGGCAACGGCGGCAACGGCGCCGTCGGCGTCGCCGGCGGCGGCCCCGCCGGGGTCGGCGGCGACGGCGGCGACGGCGGGCAGGGCGGCGCGCCCGGCAGCGGCGGCGCGGCGGGCGCGGGCGGCGGCGGCCACGCCGGCAACGCGGGCGCCGGCGGCAACGGGGGCCGCGGCGGCAACGGCGGCGACGGCACCGCCGGCGGCAACGGCACCGACAACTCCGCCTCCCCGAACGCCGTCGGCGGAAACGGCACCGCGGGCGGCGCCGGCGGCCAAGGCGGCGACGGCGGTGCCGCCGGCGGTCCCGGCGGCACCGGCGGAACGGGCGGCACCGGCGGCAACGGCGCACGCGGCGGCGACGGCGGCCACGCCGGCAACAACAGCACCAACGCCCCCGTCGGCGGCCAAGGCGGCGACGGCGGCAACGGCGGCGCGCCCGGCGCCGGCGGTGCCGCCAACGGCGGCATCGCCGGGGCCCTGGGCACCGGCGGAAACGGCGGCGACGGCGGAGCCGGCGGCGGCGGCGGCAACGGCAGCAACGGAGCCAACGCGGGCATCGGCACCGGCGCCATGGGCGACCCCGGCTCCAAGGGCGGCAATGGCGGCCAAGGAGGGGCCGGCGGCGCCGCCGGCGCCAACGGCGGCCTCGGCGGCGACGGGGGTACCGGCGGCGCCGGCGGAACCGGGGGCAACGGCGGCAACGGTGGCAGCGGCGCACTCGGCACCAGCACGGCGCCCGCGGGCGGCACCGGCGGCACGGGCGGAACCGGCGCCGACGGCGGGGCCGGGGGCACCGGCGGCGCAGCAGGCGGCCCGGGCGGCACCGGCGGAACCGGGGGAACCGGCGGCGACGCCGGCAACGGCGGCGCCGCCGGCCAGGGCGGCGACGCCGTGATGCCGGGCATCGGCGTCGGGGACGCACCACACGGCGGCGACGGCGGCACCGGCGGTGCGGGCGGCACCGGCGGTGCGGGCGGCACCGGCGGCGCCGCCGGCACCGGCGGTGCGGGAGGCCTCGGCGGCAACGCCGGCAACGGCGGCAGCGGCGGCCAGGGCGGCGACGGCGGCACCGGCGTGCAGGGCACCACGATTGCGGCCCCCGGAGACGGCGGCAACGCCGGCGACGGCGGCGACGCCGGCGCCGGCGGTCAGGGCGGCACGGGCGGAGCCGGCGCCAGCGGCGCGCCCGCCGGCAACGGCGGCACCGGCGGCAACGGCGGCAACGCCGGCGACGGCGGGAACGGCGGCGTCGGCGCGGCCGGCGGAAAAGTCGCCGGCGGCACCGCCGGGGCCGGCGGCGCTGGCGGCGACGCCGGCAAGGCTGGCGCCGGCGGCACCGGGGGCACCGGCGGGGCGGGCGTCAGCGGCGGCAACGGCGGCAAGGGCGGCGACGGCGGCGACGGCGGCGACGGCGGGGACGGCGCCGACGGCGCCGACGGCGCGCAATTCGTGCCCGCCGACAGCTTGGCCACACCCATCGGCGGCACCGGCGGCGCCGGCGGGTCCGGAAGCAACGGCGGCGCGCCCGGCGCCGGCGGGGCCCCCGGCGCCGGCACCGCCGGCAACACTGGGAGCCAGGGCACCGGCGGCGACGGCGGCGACGGCGGCAACGGCGGGGACGGCGGCCGCGGCGCCGACGCCGTCAACCAGACAATCCCGGTGACGGTGCCACAGGCCGCGGCCGGCGCCAACGGCACCCCGGATGGCACGACGCCCACCGGGGGCGACGGCGGCACCGGCACCGCCGGCAGCCCCAGCAGCGGTAGCCCGCCATTCAGTCAAGTCCAGCAGGGCGGCAACGGCGGAACGGGCGGCGCCGGGGTCAACGGCGCCGGCGACGCCACCGGCGGACGGGGCGGAGACGGCGGCGTCGGCAGTATCTCCGGCGGGCCCGGCGGTGACGGCGGCGCCGGCGGCGACGCGTCGGCCACCGGGGTGGCCACCGCCGGGACCGGCGGGGACGGCGGGGCCGGCGGGCAATTCGGGGCCGGTGGTGACGGCGGCGACGGCGGCAACGTCACCGCCGGATCCGTCGGCAGCACCGCCGGCAACGGCGGCAACGGCGGCAACGCAACCAACGGCAGCACCCTGGGCCCCGGCGGCAACGGCTCCGCCGGCGGCAACGGCGGCAACGGCGGCAACGTCGCCGTCGGCGCCACCGGCACCGCAGGCAACGGCGGCATGGGCGGCAACGGCAACGACGGCACGTTGAATGCCGGCACCGGTGGCGCCGGCGGGGCCGGCGGCAACGCCGGCGCGGGCGGCGCCAACGGCGGCAACGGCGGCACCGGCGGCACCGGCGGGGCCGGCGGGAACGGGGGCAAGGGCACCGTCGGCGGTGTCGGCGGCAACGGCGGCGACGGCGGCATCAACAACGGCACCGGCTCCGACGGCAACGGCGGCGACGGTGGCAACGGCGGGGCCGGCTCGGCCGGCGCGAACGGCGGCAACGGCGGCCGGGGTGGCAACGGCGGCGCGGCCGGCAGCGGCGGCGGCAAGGCGGGCAACGGCGGCAGCGGCGGCGTCGGCGGCACCGGCGGGGCGGGCGGCACCGGCGGCGGCGGTGGAGACGGCGGCACCGGCCTTGTGCTCGGCGGCGGTGGCACCGGCGGCAACGGCGGCGCCAGCGGGGTCGGCGGCCAGGGCGGCAACGGCGGGCTCGCCGGCAACGGCATCGCCGGCGGCACCGGCGGCGACGGCGGCGACAGCAATCCCGGCGATCCCGGCAACAGCGGCGTCGGCAGCATTGGCGGCACCGGCGGCGACGGGGGTGCCACCAGCAACGGCGGCGCCGCCGGCCTCGGCGGCGTCGCCTGA
- the fadD17 gene encoding long-chain-fatty-acid--CoA ligase FadD17, translating to MTDPTVTQLLVPLAEIDDRGVYFEDSFTSWREHVRHGAAIAAALRARFDPARPPHVGVLLQNTPFFSATLVAAGLSGIVPVGLNPVRRGAALARDIAKADCQVVLTDSESAAALGDIAHVDVESAAWAAELAAYRDAEVCFQSASPTDLFMLIFTSGTGGEPKAVKCSHGKVAIAGVTMTQRFGLGRDDVCYVSMPLFHSNAVLVGWAVAAACGGSMALRRKFSASGFLPDVRRYGATYANYVGKPLSYVLATPERPDDADNPLRAVYGNEGVAGDVERFARRFGCVVQDGFGSTEGGVAIARTPATPAGSLGPLPDGIEIVDPDTGEPCQPGVVGEVVNTAGPGRFEGYYNDAAAEAERMAGGIYHSGDLAYRDEAGYAYFAGRLGDWMRVDGENLGTAPIERVLLRHPDVTEVAVYPVPDPVVGDRVMAALVMAADTEFDPDKFRAFLAEQPDLGPKQWPSYVRVTAGLPATTTFKVLKRQLSAEGIDCGDPVWPIRR from the coding sequence TTGACAGATCCGACCGTCACGCAGCTGCTGGTGCCGCTGGCCGAAATCGACGACCGGGGCGTCTATTTCGAAGACTCGTTTACCAGCTGGCGCGAGCACGTCCGGCATGGCGCGGCGATCGCCGCGGCGCTGCGGGCGCGCTTCGACCCAGCCCGGCCTCCGCACGTCGGCGTGCTGCTGCAAAACACCCCGTTCTTCTCGGCGACGCTGGTCGCTGCCGGGCTGTCGGGGATCGTGCCGGTGGGCCTCAACCCGGTGCGTCGCGGCGCCGCGTTGGCCCGCGACATCGCCAAGGCCGACTGCCAAGTCGTGCTGACCGACTCGGAATCGGCTGCGGCGCTGGGCGATATCGCGCATGTTGACGTCGAATCCGCGGCGTGGGCCGCAGAGTTGGCCGCATATCGGGACGCCGAGGTGTGTTTTCAATCCGCCTCGCCGACAGACCTTTTCATGCTGATCTTCACGTCGGGCACCGGCGGGGAGCCGAAGGCGGTGAAGTGCAGCCACGGCAAGGTGGCGATCGCCGGCGTGACGATGACACAGCGCTTCGGTCTGGGCCGGGACGACGTCTGCTATGTGTCGATGCCGTTGTTTCATTCCAACGCGGTGTTGGTCGGCTGGGCGGTGGCCGCGGCCTGCGGCGGCTCAATGGCATTGCGGCGCAAGTTCTCTGCGTCCGGGTTCCTCCCCGATGTGCGCCGCTATGGGGCGACCTACGCGAACTACGTGGGCAAGCCGTTGTCGTATGTGCTGGCCACGCCCGAGCGGCCCGACGACGCGGACAACCCGCTGCGCGCCGTGTACGGCAACGAGGGCGTGGCCGGCGACGTCGAGCGGTTCGCCCGCAGGTTCGGCTGTGTGGTTCAGGACGGGTTCGGGTCGACCGAAGGCGGGGTCGCGATCGCCCGTACCCCCGCCACGCCGGCGGGATCGTTGGGTCCGTTGCCGGACGGGATCGAGATCGTCGACCCCGACACCGGCGAGCCCTGCCAGCCCGGGGTGGTCGGCGAGGTGGTGAACACCGCCGGGCCGGGCCGCTTCGAGGGCTATTACAACGACGCGGCCGCCGAGGCCGAGCGGATGGCGGGCGGCATCTACCACAGCGGCGACCTCGCCTACCGCGACGAGGCCGGCTATGCCTACTTCGCCGGCCGCCTGGGCGATTGGATGCGGGTCGACGGCGAAAATCTGGGCACCGCCCCGATCGAGCGGGTGCTGCTGCGCCACCCGGACGTGACCGAGGTTGCGGTATATCCGGTGCCCGATCCGGTGGTCGGTGACCGGGTGATGGCCGCGTTGGTGATGGCGGCGGATACGGAGTTCGATCCGGACAAGTTCCGGGCGTTCCTGGCCGAGCAGCCCGACCTCGGGCCCAAACAGTGGCCGTCGTACGTGCGGGTAACCGCGGGACTACCGGCCACCACGACGTTCAAGGTGCTCAAGCGGCAGTTGTCGGCCGAGGGGATCGACTGCGGCGACCCGGTGTGGCCGATTCGTCGCTAG